A segment of the Sphingomonas kaistensis genome:
ATCTCGGCGAATCGTTTGAATTGTAAGGACTTAGGCGCGGCAGATGGGACTGGGACCGGGACTTCACCTCCGCGCTTCCCAGTCGCTGGTGATGAGCCAGCAGCTTCAGGCCGCGATCAAGCTCCTCCAGCTGACCAACCTCGAGGTCGAGGCCGCGATCGCCGACGAGCTGGCCAAGAACCCGCTGCTGGAGATGGGCAGCGAGGGCGACGTGGTGGTGCGCGAGGACGTCGAATATGGCGACGCGCCGGCCGACCCCAAGGGCGCCGACGAGCTTGGCGGGCGCGGTGACGAGGCGCTGGACAGCGACTGGCGCGAGGCGGCGGGGGAAACCGACGCCGGCTACGAGATCGGCGCGGCGCAGGACGACGGGTTCGACTTCGACCGGCTGGCGAGTTGCGAGACGGGCCTGTGCGAGCATCTGATGGGCCAGCTGCACGGCGCCGGGCGGGTCGCGGAGGCGATCGTCCACGAACTGGAGGAAACCGGCTGGCTGACCACGCCGCTCAAGGACATTGCCGCGGCGCTGGAAGTGTCGATCAAAGAGGTCGAGGCAGGCCTCAGGCAGGTCCAGGCGCTCGATCCGGCGGGAGTCGGGGCGCGCAACCTTGCCGAATGCCTGGCGCTGCAGGCCAAGGCGGCGGACCGCTACGATCCGGCGATGGCGCGGCTGATCGCCAACCTCGACCTGCTGTCGCGCGGGCAGACCGCCGCCCTGAAGCGGATCTGCGGGGTCGATGACGAGGATCTGGCGGACATGATCCGCGAGCTTCGCGCCTATGACCCCAAGCCCGGTTGCCGCTTCGCCGCCGAACCGCAGACCGCGGCCGAGCCCGACGTGCTGGTCCGCCAGACCCGGACCGGCTTCGTGGTCGAATTGAACCCCGCCACCCTGCCCCGGGTGCTGGTCAACCGGCGCTATCACCAGGAGCTGAAGACCGCCTCGGCCGGCGACCGCAAGAGCCGGGCGTGGCTGTCAGAGCAGTATCAAAGCGCGTCATGGCTGGTCCGCGCCCTCGACCAGCGCGCGCGGACCATCGTCAAGGTCGCAAGCGCGATCGTCACCGCGCAGGAAGGCTTCTTCCGCGACGGCGTACGAGCCCTGCGCCCGCTGACCATGGCCAAGGTCGCCGAGGCGGTGGAGATGCACGAAAGCACGGTCAGCCGGGTGGCGGCGGCGAAAAGCCTGCTGTGCGACCATGGCCTGTTCGAGCTTCGCAGCTTCTTTTCGAGCGGGGTCGCAGCCGAGGATGGCGAGGGCGCCAGCGCCGACGCGGTCAAGGCGGCGATCCAGCGGCTGGTGGCGGCCGAAACCGAAGTGCTGAGCGACGACCAGCTGGTCGACCTGCTCAAGGAGCAGGGCATGGTGCTGGCCCGGCGCACGGTGGCCAAATATCGCGAAGCGGTGGGGATCGGGTCGAGCGTCCAGCGGCGCCGGCAGCGCGCGATCCAGGGCAAGGCGGCCTAAAGCGCTACCACCCTACCCGCGCCCATACCGGCAGGTGATCGCTGGCGACCTGGGCCAGCTCACTGACATGGACTCCGGACGCTTCGACCGTGAGCGAGTGGTCGACGAACAGGCGATCGAGCACCGCCATCGGCCGGCGGGCATGGAAGCTGGGGCCCGGCGCGACGATCGCATAATCGGGCTCGAGATCGCGCAGGCAGGCGGCGGTGGTGCGCCATTCGTTGGTGTCGCCCATCATCACCGTCGGCATCTTGTGCGGGCGGGCGGCCACCGCTTCGTGGATCGCCTTCAACTGGCGGCGGCGCCACAGGCCGCTGAGGTCGAGATGAAGGCCGACGATTCGGATCGGGCGGTCGCGCACCAGAAGCTCCACCAGCACCGCGCCGCGCGGTTCAAGCGTCGGCAGGTCGAGCGCCACCACGTCGAGCACGCCGACTTCGGGCCGGACCAGGATCGCATTGCCGTGCCAGCCGATGTTGCGGGTATCGACCTTGAGCCATTCGTCGACCCGCGCCCCGACCTTGGGCAGCCGGTCGAGCGCACGCCGGTTGCGCACGCCGAGCGGGACCGGCAGCCAGTGGCCATGGCCTTCGATCAGGTCGTGCGGGATCGCCGAGGCGCGACCGCCGGTGCGACGGTCGGCTTCCTGCAGCGCGACGATGTCGGCCCCGACCTCCTCCAGCACCGCAAGGATGCGGCCGGGATCGCGGCGACGGTCGAGGCCGACCGCCTTGCGCATGTTGTAGGTGGCAAGGGTGAGGGTTGAACCGCTCATTGAGATCTGCCGCTCGTCCATCGCACCGTGAACGCCTTCACCTTCCGCCTTGCTCCCATGACAGGCTCAGCGGACCAACCATTCGCCGGTCAACGTGCCGCTGTGACCCTCCGGCGCAAGCGCCGCGCGAAGGGCCTCGAGCATCGGCGGCAGGCCCTGGGTGAAGGCATAGGGCGGATTGACGATGAACAGGCCGGCGCCGTTGTAGATGCCCGGCTGATCGGCGTCGTACAGCCAATGCTCGATCGTCATGAACTTGGGGATGCCGAGCCGGCCGAGCTGGGCTTTCCAGCGTTCGTGCGTGTCGCGGTCCTTGAGCGGATACCAGATCACCGTCACGCCATGCGCCCATTTGCGATGCGCGGCGGCAAGCGTGGCCGTGATCCGCGCGCGCTCGTCGGTCTGTTCGAAGGGCGGGTCCACCACCACCATGCCGCGCGGGGTCCTGGTCGGAAGCAACGCGAGCCATAATTCGTAGGCGTCGCGCTGGTGGACGGCGGCAGGGGTGCCGCGCATCGCGGCGCGCAGGGCCTTTGCATCCTCGGGATGCATTTCGTTCAGGATCAGCACGTCCTGCGGGCGCAGGAGCTGCTCCAGCACCCGCGGCGAGCCGGGGTAGAAGCGCGGATCGTCGCCCTCGTTCACCGCGCGGACGGCGGCGCGATAGTCGTCGAGCAGAGGGTCATGGTCGGCAAAGGCGCGCATCACGCCGTGCATCGCCTCGCCGGTACGCTGGGCGGTGTCGCCCTCTAGGTCGTAAAGGCCGCAACCGGCGTGGGTGTCGATCAGGGTCAGCGCGCCGGGCTTCTGCTGAAGCGCGCGAACGAGGGCGATCAGCAGGCTGTGCTTGACCACGTCGGCGCTGTTTCCAGCATGGAAGGAATGGCGATAGTTCATCGGATCGGGCGTTCTCGGGTCCTATAGGGGTGCGGCGGGACCCGGCTATACCGAGATTTCGGTGAATTCGCCCGGCGCGATGCCCGCCACCGTCCAGTCGCCGACCGACCAGCGGACCAGCCGAAGAGTCGGCAGCCCGACCGCAGCGGTCATCCGGCGCACCTGCCGGTTGCGCCCTTCGCGAATGGTGAGGCGGAGCCAGCAGTCGGGGATCGCCTTGCGGACGCGGATCGGCGGATCGCGCGGCCACAGCGCAGGCTCATCGATCCCGGTGACGTCGGCCGGGAGGGTCATGCCGTCGTTGAGCTCGACGCCTTGCCGCAGGCGCTGGAGCTGCGGCTTCTGCGGCTCGCCTTCGACCTGCACGAGGTAGGTCTTGGGCAGCTTGAACCGGGGATCGGCGATCCGCGCCTGGAGCCGCCCGTCGTCGCACAGCAGCAGCAAGCCCTCGCTGTCGCGGTCGAGCCGCCCGGCGGGATAGACGCCTTTCACCGCGACATAATCGGACAGGGTCGCGCGCGCCGTCGGAGAGCCGCGATCGGTGAATTGCGACAGGACCCCGAAGGGTTTGTTGAACAGGATCAGCCGGGCCATGGCGGGCAGCCACTCGCCGGTTTGGGGCGAGTGGCGGAGCCTCTAGACGTCGAGGTTCGCGACGCTCAGCGCATTGTCCTGGATGAACTCGCGGCGGGGTTCGACGACTTCGCCCATCAGGCGCGAGAAGATCTCGTCGGCGATGTCGGCCTGGCCGATCTCGACCCGCAGCAGCGAGCGGTTGGCCGGATCGAGCGTGGTTTCCCACAATTGCTCGGCGTTCATCTCGCCCAGGCCCTTGTAGCGCTGGATGCTGAGGCCCTTGCGGCCAGCGGCGAGGACCGCGCCGAGAAGTTCGCTCGGCCGGGTGATGGCGATCGGCTTGCCCTTGGTGTCGGCAGCGGCCTGCTCGAGCGCTTCCTCGCCCTCGCCGGCGCCGACAGTCGGCTCGGCCTGAACGTCGGCACCCTTCTTCAGCGTGCGCAGGGTCGACGGGGTCTGGTAGACCTCGGCCTGCTCGGAAGCGAGGGTGTGCAGCTTGCGGGCTTCGGCCGAGGCGATGAAGGCAGGCTCGATGATGGTGACGTCGGTCACCCCGCGCCACAGCCGGCGGAGGAGATAGCCCCCTTCGGCCGCCAGTTCGCCCGTCCAGCGCGCTTCGGGATCGCCGAGGCCCTGCCAGGACGCGACCTTTTCGATCGCGGCGCGGCGCCCGGCGGAGGCGAGTTCGGGGTCGAGTGCGCCGGCCAGCGCCAGCGCCTCGAGCATCGCCGGATCATATTTCTTGGGCGCATAACGCATCAGCGTGCGCACCCGGCGGGCATGCTCGACCAGGCCGCGAAGGTCGGGGCCCTGGCGCATGTCGGTGGCGGTTTCGAGCTGCAGGCCTTCGAGCCCGGCATCGACCAGATATTCGTCGAGCTGGGCGTCGTCCTTGAGATAGACTTCCGAGCGGCCGCGAGCGACCTTGTACAGCGGCGGCTGGGCGATCAGCAGGTGCCCGGCCTCGATCAGCTCGGGCATCTGCCGGTAGAAGAAGGTCAGCAGCAGGGTGCGGATGTGTGCGCCGTCGACGTCGGCGTCGGTCATGATCACGATCTTGTGATAGCGCAGCTTGGAAAGATTGAATTCCTCGCGGCCGATGCCGGTGCCGAGCGCCTGGATGATGGTCCCGATCTCGCGGCTGGAGAGCATCCGGTCGAACCGCGCGCGTTCGACGTTGAGAAGCTTACCGCGCAAGGGAAGGATAGCCTGATTCTGGCGGTTGCGGCCCTGCTTGGCCGAGCCGCCTGCGGAATCGCCCTCGACCAGGAAGAGTTCGGACAGCGCCGGATCGCGTTCCTGGCAGTCGGCGAGCTTGCCCGGGAGCGAAGCGATGTCCATCACGCCCTTGCGACGGGTCAATTCACGCGCGCGCTTGGCGGCTTCGCGGGCGGCGGCGGCGTCGATGATCTTCTGGATGATGGCGCGGGCGTTGACCGGATTCTCCTCCAGCCACTCGGTCATCTTGTCGCTCATCAAGGCTTCGAGCGGCTGGCGCACTTCGGAGCTGACTAGCTTGTCCTTGGTCTGGCTCGAGAATTTGGGATCGGGCAGCTTGACCGAGACGATGGCGGTCAGGCCCTCGCGCATGTCGTCGCCGGTCAGCGTGACCTTTTCCTTCTTCAGCATGCCGGACTTTTCGGCATAGCCGTTGACGGTTCGGGTCAGCGCGGCGCGGAAAGCGGCGAGGTGGGTGCCGCCGTCGCGCTGGGGAATGTTATTGGTGAACGGCAGGACGTTCTCGTAATAGCTGTCGTTCCACTCCAGCGCGACGTCGATGCCGATGCCGTCGCGCACCGCCGAAATGGCGATGGGATCGGGGAACAGCGGAGTCTTGGCGCGGTCGAGATACTTCACGAACGCGGCGATCCCGCCCTCGTAGAACAGCTCCACTTCCTTGCGCTCCTCGTGGCGCGCGTCGGCGAGGACCAGGCGCACGCCGGAGTTGAGGAAGGCCAGTTCGCGGAACCGGTGTTCGAGCTTGTCGAAGTCGAACTCGGTGATCTTGAAGGTCTCGGGGCTCGGCAGGAAGGTGACCTTGGTGCCCTTCTTGCCCTCGGGTGCGGGGCCGACGACCTTCAGTGGCGCGACCGCGTCACCAAGGCGGAAGCGCATGTAATGCTCCTCGCCGTCGCGCCAGATGGTGAGGTCGAGGAATTCGCTGAGCGCGTTGACGACCGAGACGCCAACCCCGTGGAGGCCGCCCGACACCTTGTAGGCATTGTCGTCGCTGGTGTTCTCGAACTTACCGCCGGCGTGGAGCTGGGTCATGATGACCTCAGCCGCCGAGACGCCTTCTTCGGCGTGGATGCCGGTCGGGATGCCGCGGCCATTGTCCTCGACCGTGACCGAGCCGTCGGGATTGAGCTGGATGAGGATGCGGTCGCAGTGACCCGCTAGCGCTTCGTCGATCGCATTGTCGCTGACCTCGAACACCATGTGGTGGAGGCCCGATCCGTCGTCGGTGTCGCCGATATACATGCCCGGCCGCTTGCGCACCGCGTCGAGGCCCTTGAGGACCTTGATGCTGTCGGCGCCGTAGGTGTTCTGGTTCGCTTCTTCTGCCATGGAAACGATATAGCGGACGCCCCCCAGAAGTCACGTGCGCGGGCGTGCGCGCGAGAGGGGAAACGTCAGGTCGGCAGAGGGGAATGACGGGCGGCGCGCAAGGGGGGCAACGCACCGCCCGCCAAGGGGGTTTACTTGCCCTTCAGGGTCACGCTGGCGGTGGCGCCGGTGGCGGCGACATCGAAGGCCGCGGGCGCAAAGGCCGGGGCGCCGGTCTGGGCAGTGCCGCTGAAGCCATAGGGCTCGGTCGGACCGGTCGCACCGATGGTGAAGCTGCCGTTGCGGTCGGTATCCTGGACCACGGCGGCGGCGTAGCGGCCGGCCGGAACGCCCGACAGCGTGGCGGTGACCGACGTGCCGGTCGGCTCGACCTTGGTGGTGTAGGCGCCGGCGCTCTTGCCGAACTCGCTTTCGCTCTGCAGCGCGACGAGAACGGGACCGCTGTTCGCGGTGACGCCGTCGATGCTGACGGTCACCACGGCGCCGCCGGCGGCCATGTTGCCGGCCATCCCGGCATTCATGCCGTCATCGGCGATCATGTTGTCGACCGCCGCCATGTCGTTGGTCACGACGGAATCGCTGTTGGCGGTATCGGTGGTGCCGCTGCACGCCGCGAGGGCGAGCACGCTGGCGGCAATGAAAAGGCTGCGCATCATTTTCTTCCTTCGACGGGGTAATGTCGGGAAGAGAACAATGCGCAGCCGCTTTCGGTTGCGATGGTAGACCTAAGTCCACCTGAGACTTGAATTACTTAGCCGGCGCGACGCTGGCCGCCGCCGTTGCCGGAGAAGCCGCCGCCGCCGCGACGGCGCTGGCCGCCACCGCTCGGACGGCCGCCGCCGTGGCCACCGCTCTGGCCGGCCGGACGCGGTCCGCCGCCGTGGCGCTGGGCCTGGGGCTGGCCACCCGAAGCCGACGTTGCGGCACGGGCCGGATTGCCGACCGGGCCGCGGACCGCGCCCGGCACGCCGCGCATCGAGCGACCGCCTTCACGCGGACCATTGCGGTCCTCGGGCATGTCGCGGCGCGGATCCTGACGCGGCAGGCCGTAGCGCTGCGGATCGCGGGCGTGACCGCGCGCGCCGCTTTCGTTGCGCTTGTTGCGCTGCTGCTGCTGCGGCTCGCGCTTGGGTTCGGGCTTGAGCCGCTTGAGCGCCTCGACCGCCTGCATGAAGCCCTGCGGGAGAGCCTCCTCGGTCAGCTTCTGGCGGGTGAGCTTCTCGATATCCTTGAGAAACGCGCGCTCCTCGCGGTCGCAATAAGCAATGGCGATTCCGTCCGCCCCGGCGCGCGCGGTGCGGCCGATGCGGTGGACATACTGCTCGGGCACGTTCGGCAGGTCGTAGTTCACGACGTGGCTGACGCCCGGAATGTCGATCCCGCGCGCGGCGATGTCGGTCGCGACGAGGATCGGCACGCTGCCGTCGCGGAAGGCTTCGAGGGCCTTTTCACGCTGCGGCTGGCTCTTGTTGCCGTGGATCGCATTGGCTGGAACGCCGGCAGCGCCGAGCATGCGGACGATCTTGTCCGCGCCATGCTTGGTGCGGCTGAACACCAGGGTCCGCTCGATGTCCTTGCCGTTCTGGAAGAACAGGGTGAGCAACGCGGTCTTTTCCGCCTGATTGACGAAGGTTACGCGCTGTTCGACCCGCTCGGCAGTGCTGGCGACCGGGGTCACCGACACTTCGGCCGGGTTCTTGAGATATTCGTCGGCGAGGCTCTTGATCATCTTCGGCATGGTGGCCGAGAAGAACAGGGTCTGGCGCTTGGCCGGGATGATCTTCACGATCCGCTTCAGCGCGTGGATGAAGCCGAGGTCGAGCATCTGGTCGGCCTCGTCGAGGACCAGGATTTCGAGCATCGAGAGGTTGACCGCGCGCTGGTCGACCAGGTCGAGCAGGCGGCCGGGAGTGGCGACCAGCACGTCGAGGCCGCGCTGCACGGTGCGCAGCGACTTGGCGTTGGCGACGCCGCCAAAGATAACGCCAACGGTGGTCTTGAGACCGGCGCCATAGGCTTCCGCGCTGGCGGCGATCTGGCTTGCGAGCTCACGCGTCGGCGCGAGCACCAGCATGCGGATCTGGCCGGGCTTCAGCATCGACGGGCGGTTGGCGGCGAGGCGCTGCAGCGACGGTGCCATAAACGCGGCCGTCTTGCCGGTGCCGGTCTGGGCGATGCCGAGCAGGTCGCGGCCTTCGAGGACGTACGGAATGGCCTGCGCCTGGATCGGCGACGGCTGGGTGTAATTCTTGGCGGCAAGCGCGTTGAGAAGGGGCGTCGAAAGCCCGAGTTGTTCGAACGACATTCGTATAGATTCCAAACATGACGCGCCGGCGAGCGGAGGCCGCTGCCGGAGCTGGGTTTTTGCAAGAACCCCGCGTGATGTGGAGAACTTCGTAAGGTGAACCGAGACGCGGGCCGGAGCCTGACAGGCTGCCGATCACGCCGCTTTGTGGCGTCTCGCTAACAGCCATGTAGGCGGGAGTTGCCGATTTGTCCAGTTTCTAGCCGATATGCACCATCGTCGCGTCGCCTGTGCCGTCGAAGAGGGCGGCTTCGGTGGCGGTCATCCACACCTGGCCGCGGCCTGCAAGGCGCTCGAACAGGGCAACACGGCGGCCGGGATCGAGGTGGGCGGCGACCTCGTCGAGGAGCAGCAGCGGCAGTGCGCCGCGGCGGCTGGTGACCAGGGCGGCATGGGCGAGGACCAGCCCGAGCAGCAGCGCCTTCTGCTCGCCGGTCGAGCAGCGCGCGGCGGGCTGCCGCTTGTCGGCGTGGGTGACGAGCAGATCCTGGCGGTGCGGCCCTTCGGTCGCGCGCCCGGCGGCGGCGTCGCGCCCGCGATTGGCACGCAGGCGGGAGGCGAGGTCATCCTGGTCGGCGAGGTCGAGGGCTATGGCCGGGCGGGCGAACAGATCCTCGGGCGTGGCGGCGAGCTGTTCGGCCAGCGCCGCGACGGTGCGGGCGCGGGCGGCGCCGAGCGCCTCGCCATGTTCGGCCATGCCCGCTTCGAGCGCCGACAGCCATTCGGGGTCGGCGCCATCGGGCTCGGCCAGAAGCTTGTTGCGGGCGCGCATGGCCGCCTCGAAGCGCGAGGCGTGGTGGGCGTGACCCGGCTCCAGCGCCAGCACCAGCCGGTCGAGGAAGCGGCGGCGGTCACCGGCTGGGCCGCTGAACAGCCGGTCCATCGCGGGGGTGAGCCACAGGACGGCAAGCCATTCGGCCAGGCTGTTGACCGAAGCAGCAGCGCTGTTGATGCGGACTATCCGGCGTTCGGGGGCGGTGGGAAGGGTGCCGGTGCCGAGGGTCGTTGCATCCGGCTCAGCCAGCGAAGCACTGACCGACCATCCGCCCGGCCCGTCGCTGCGGGCCATCTCGCCAAGCGCGCTGCCGCGCAGGCCGCGCCCTGGCGCGAGCATCGACACCGCCTCGAGGACATTGGTCTTGCCCGCGCCATTCTGCCCGTAAAGGCAGACGAAACCGGGCCCGGGCTGGAGGTCGAGGCCCGCGTGGTTGCGAAAGTCGGTAAGGGTCAGCCGGCCAAGCATCAGGCGCCGGCGAGCGCTTGCCCGGGCCCGGCCTTGCCGCCCTTGCGCGCCCAGCTGACGGTCCACAGGACCAGCGCCATGCTGACCGGGATATCGAGAAAGGTGGTGTAGATCAGCCAGGCGTCGGTCGAGAAGGCCCAGGCGACGAAGCTGTTGCCGCCGGCCATCACCAGCCCGGTCAGCCCCATGCCGATGCTCAGCCGGCGCTGGTCGATGTCGTTATAGGCCATGTAGCGATCGATCCCGGCGCCCAGCTTGCGGCCCTTGAGGACCAGCCCGTCGAACAGGAAGCAGGTGGCGCCGACCAGCCCGACGATGGTGGAGCGGTGCTTGATGATCTCCTCGTCCTCGAACAGGATGGCGAAGCCGGCGCTGACTAGCAGCATGAACACGCCGAACAGCATCATGCCGCCAACCAGGTCGACCTTCACGAACCGCTGGAGCACCACAATGCCGAGCCCGACCGCGGCACCGACCAGCGCGGCGGTCTTGAGGTCGGTCAGCTTGGCGACGAGGAAGAACAGCAGGCCGGTGGCGATGTCGACCGCGATCGGGATCTTGTTGCGCTTGAGCTTGCCGGGGTCATAGGCCGGCTCACCGCCCTGCTTGGGGTCGGAAACCATCCTGGCGAAGCGTTCGGGATAGGCGATCCGCCGCCCCTTGTGGCTTTCGTGGATCAGCGTGCCGTCGAGCCGGACGGCAATGCCGACCGTCCACCAGTTGACGTAGCCTGCCTCGATTTCGATCCGGCGCCCGTCGGGAAGCGTGTGTGCAAGCCGGTGATTGCGGACCGCCTCGGCCCCGGTGACGGGAGTGACGTCGGAGGCCACTTCCTCCCCATCGACCACCAACGTGCTGGTGAGGCCGGACATGCGGCTGTCGATCAGCACCCAGCATTCATGCGCGACGCCGATCGAGAAAGGGCGCTTGTAGAGCCACAGGCGGCGGCCGGGTGCGGCGGGCATGGCAGCGTCGGTCATGGGCACCGGCTAAAGCAGAGAGGCGGGAGTAAGGCCAGACGGCACGCGGGCCAGCGGTCGTCGCGGAATCGGATCCGCTTTGCAGGGCAGACGGGCAGGATTCTTAACCATCTCGATGAGGACCGCGCTAAGCCGCAGGCGCTAACCGCCGTCACATGCTGCATCAGGTCATCCCGCTTCCCACCGCCAATCGGGCCGAGGTCATCGCGGCCTTCAGCTACGCCCTCGACCTGACCGAAGGGCAGCCGGCCGGCCATTGCATCCGGACCTGCTGGATCGGGATGCAGGTCGGGCGGGAGATCGGGCTGTCGCAGGCCGAACTCGGAGACCTTTACTACACCCTGCTGCTCAAGGATCTCGGCTGCAGCAGCAACGCCGCGCGGATCTGCGAATTGTACGAGGCCGACGACCGGGCGTTCAAGCAGGGCTACAAGACGGTCGGGACTAGCCTTGCGGCAACGCTTCACTTCGTCCTGAAGAAGACCGCGCAGGGGGCGACGTTCCGGCAGCGCGCGACGGCGATCGGCAACATCCTGCGCAACGGCGACGCCATCGCACAGGAAATGATCCTGTCGCGCTGTACCCGCGGCGCCGACATCGCCCGGACCCTGCGCTTTTCCGACGCCGTGTGCGACGGCATCTATCACCTCGACGAACATTGGAACGGATCGGGCCGACCGGGCCGGCTGCAGGGCCAAGCCATCCCCTTGTTCTCGCGCATCGCGCTGCTGGCGCAGGTGGCGGACGTGTTCCGCGATCACGCGGGGCCCGGCGCCGCGCTGGGCGAGGTCGCTCGCCGGAACGGGCTGTGGTTCGATCCTGCGCTGGTGCGGGCGTTCGAGGCGGTAGCGGCAAGTCCCGACTTCTGGTCGACCCTCGCCTCGCCGACCATCGAGAGCCGGGTCATCCGGATGGCGCCGCCGACGTCGCGCCAGCCGCTCGATGACGATTATCTCGACGCCATCGCCGCCGCGTTCGGACAGGTGATCGACGCCAAGAGCCCGTTCACCGCGGGTCACTCGCAACGGGTCGGCGATCTTGCCGAGCGGATGGCGAGGGGGTTCGGGATGAGCGCCGGGCGGACCCGCTGGCTGCGCCGGGCGGCCGTGCTGCACGATGTCGGCAAGCTGGGCGTGTCGAGCGCGATCCTGGAGAAGCCGGCCAGCCTGGACCAGCGCGAATGGACCGAGATGCGCAACCATGCCGCGCACACCCGGGAGATCCTCGGCCGGATCGGTGCCTTGTCCGACATGGCCGACGTCGCCGCCGCGCACCACGAGCGGCTGGACGGGAGCGGTTATCCGCTGGCGCTGTCGGGGACGGCGATCAGCCGCGACACGCGGATCATCACCGCCTGCGATTTCTACGATGCGCTGGTGTCCGACCGACCCTATCGCGCAGCGCTGCCTGTCAGTGAGGCGATCGGCATCATGACCCGGGAAGTGGGTTCGGCGATCGACCGGGACTGCCTCGAGATGCTCAAGGCGACGCTGGACTGACCGGGCGGGTCAGACCCGCATCGGCATCAGGACGTAGAGCGCGGCCGACTTGTCATTCTCGCGCAGCAGCGTCGGGGCCGCGGCATCGGCGAGGTGGACCTCGACCGTGTCGCCGTCGATCTCGCCCAGGATGTCGAGCAGGTAGCGGGCGTTGAACCCGATCTCGAGCTCGTCAGCGCTGTAGTCGGCGGCCAGTTCCTCGGTCGCGAGGCCGTTTTCGGGCGACGTTACCGACAGGGTCACGCGGTCGCGGTCGAGGCTGATCTTGACCGCGCGGGTCTTCTCGCTGGCGATGGTGGCGACGCGGTCGACACCGGCCTTGAAGCTGGCGGGATCGAGCTTGAGCAGCTTGTCGTTGGCGGTCGGGATTACCCGGTTGTAGTCGGGAAAGCTGCCGTCGATCAGCTTGCTGGTGAGGACGGCGTGGCCGAGCACGAAGCGGATCTTGGTCGCCGACAGGGTGACCTCGACCGTGCCCTCGACCTCGTCGAGCAGCTTGCGCAGTTCGAGCACGCACTTCTTGGGGACGATGACGTCCGGCATGCCGTCGGCGCCGTCGGGCTTGGCGACCGTCACGCGGGCGAGGCGGTGGCCGTCGGTGGCGGCGGCCTTCAGCATGTCATCGGCGACGTGCAGGAAGATGCCCATCAGATAATAGCGGGTTTCTTCCGACGAGATCGCGAACTTGGTCTTGTCGATGATCTGGCGCAGCGTCGCGGCCGGTAGCTCGAAGCGGGTCGGAAGCTCACCCTCTGCGATCACCGGGAAATCGTCGCGCGGAAGGGTCGAAAGGTTGAAGCGGGCGCGGCCGGC
Coding sequences within it:
- a CDS encoding 23S rRNA (adenine(2030)-N(6))-methyltransferase RlmJ; its protein translation is MNYRHSFHAGNSADVVKHSLLIALVRALQQKPGALTLIDTHAGCGLYDLEGDTAQRTGEAMHGVMRAFADHDPLLDDYRAAVRAVNEGDDPRFYPGSPRVLEQLLRPQDVLILNEMHPEDAKALRAAMRGTPAAVHQRDAYELWLALLPTRTPRGMVVVDPPFEQTDERARITATLAAAHRKWAHGVTVIWYPLKDRDTHERWKAQLGRLGIPKFMTIEHWLYDADQPGIYNGAGLFIVNPPYAFTQGLPPMLEALRAALAPEGHSGTLTGEWLVR
- a CDS encoding pseudouridine synthase; amino-acid sequence: MARLILFNKPFGVLSQFTDRGSPTARATLSDYVAVKGVYPAGRLDRDSEGLLLLCDDGRLQARIADPRFKLPKTYLVQVEGEPQKPQLQRLRQGVELNDGMTLPADVTGIDEPALWPRDPPIRVRKAIPDCWLRLTIREGRNRQVRRMTAAVGLPTLRLVRWSVGDWTVAGIAPGEFTEISV
- a CDS encoding DUF2141 domain-containing protein; its protein translation is MRSLFIAASVLALAACSGTTDTANSDSVVTNDMAAVDNMIADDGMNAGMAGNMAAGGAVVTVSIDGVTANSGPVLVALQSESEFGKSAGAYTTKVEPTGTSVTATLSGVPAGRYAAAVVQDTDRNGSFTIGATGPTEPYGFSGTAQTGAPAFAPAAFDVAATGATASVTLKGK
- a CDS encoding endonuclease/exonuclease/phosphatase family protein, whose amino-acid sequence is MSGSTLTLATYNMRKAVGLDRRRDPGRILAVLEEVGADIVALQEADRRTGGRASAIPHDLIEGHGHWLPVPLGVRNRRALDRLPKVGARVDEWLKVDTRNIGWHGNAILVRPEVGVLDVVALDLPTLEPRGAVLVELLVRDRPIRIVGLHLDLSGLWRRRQLKAIHEAVAARPHKMPTVMMGDTNEWRTTAACLRDLEPDYAIVAPGPSFHARRPMAVLDRLFVDHSLTVEASGVHVSELAQVASDHLPVWARVGW
- the gyrB gene encoding DNA topoisomerase (ATP-hydrolyzing) subunit B, translated to MAEEANQNTYGADSIKVLKGLDAVRKRPGMYIGDTDDGSGLHHMVFEVSDNAIDEALAGHCDRILIQLNPDGSVTVEDNGRGIPTGIHAEEGVSAAEVIMTQLHAGGKFENTSDDNAYKVSGGLHGVGVSVVNALSEFLDLTIWRDGEEHYMRFRLGDAVAPLKVVGPAPEGKKGTKVTFLPSPETFKITEFDFDKLEHRFRELAFLNSGVRLVLADARHEERKEVELFYEGGIAAFVKYLDRAKTPLFPDPIAISAVRDGIGIDVALEWNDSYYENVLPFTNNIPQRDGGTHLAAFRAALTRTVNGYAEKSGMLKKEKVTLTGDDMREGLTAIVSVKLPDPKFSSQTKDKLVSSEVRQPLEALMSDKMTEWLEENPVNARAIIQKIIDAAAAREAAKRARELTRRKGVMDIASLPGKLADCQERDPALSELFLVEGDSAGGSAKQGRNRQNQAILPLRGKLLNVERARFDRMLSSREIGTIIQALGTGIGREEFNLSKLRYHKIVIMTDADVDGAHIRTLLLTFFYRQMPELIEAGHLLIAQPPLYKVARGRSEVYLKDDAQLDEYLVDAGLEGLQLETATDMRQGPDLRGLVEHARRVRTLMRYAPKKYDPAMLEALALAGALDPELASAGRRAAIEKVASWQGLGDPEARWTGELAAEGGYLLRRLWRGVTDVTIIEPAFIASAEARKLHTLASEQAEVYQTPSTLRTLKKGADVQAEPTVGAGEGEEALEQAAADTKGKPIAITRPSELLGAVLAAGRKGLSIQRYKGLGEMNAEQLWETTLDPANRSLLRVEIGQADIADEIFSRLMGEVVEPRREFIQDNALSVANLDV
- the rpoN gene encoding RNA polymerase factor sigma-54, giving the protein MGLGPGLHLRASQSLVMSQQLQAAIKLLQLTNLEVEAAIADELAKNPLLEMGSEGDVVVREDVEYGDAPADPKGADELGGRGDEALDSDWREAAGETDAGYEIGAAQDDGFDFDRLASCETGLCEHLMGQLHGAGRVAEAIVHELEETGWLTTPLKDIAAALEVSIKEVEAGLRQVQALDPAGVGARNLAECLALQAKAADRYDPAMARLIANLDLLSRGQTAALKRICGVDDEDLADMIRELRAYDPKPGCRFAAEPQTAAEPDVLVRQTRTGFVVELNPATLPRVLVNRRYHQELKTASAGDRKSRAWLSEQYQSASWLVRALDQRARTIVKVASAIVTAQEGFFRDGVRALRPLTMAKVAEAVEMHESTVSRVAAAKSLLCDHGLFELRSFFSSGVAAEDGEGASADAVKAAIQRLVAAETEVLSDDQLVDLLKEQGMVLARRTVAKYREAVGIGSSVQRRRQRAIQGKAA